GACCGCGCAACACCGCCCGGCCGCCCGAGATCTCCGGCCGGCCACCGCACCAGCGACCCAGAGCCCGAGAGACATGCAGTGCGTAGCAGCCGAGGTCCATCAGTGCGCCGCCCGCGAGGTCGTACGACCAGCGCGGGTCGTCGTCGCCGGGTGCCGGCATCGCCATCACCACCTCGACGTCGCGCACCGCGCCGATCGCGCCCGCATCGAGGAGTTCGAACGTCCGGGCCATCAGCGGGTGGAACAGATAGTGGAAGCCCTCCAGGATCGGGACGCCGGCCGCGCGTGCCGCGTCGGCGACCTGTCGCGCCTCGGTGGCATTGCGCGCGAACGGCTTCTCCGAGAGCACCGCCTTCCCGGCCGCGACGGCAGTGAGGTTCCACCGCCCGTGCAAGGAATTGGCCAGCGGGTTGTAGACGACGTCGACCTCGGGATCGTTGATCACCTCGTCGTACGAGTCGAGCACGCGCTCCACGCCGTACTTGCCGGCGAACACCTCGGCACGACCGCGATCACGCGCGGCGACCGCCACCAGCCGGTGACCGAGCGTCTGAGCCGGGCCGACGAGCGCGGACTCGGCGATGCGTGACGCGCCGAGGATGCCGATGCGCAAGGGCTCCGTCGGGGCGCTCATACGCGCACCGGGCGCTCAGCGGTCTTGCGCAGGAACGACATCGAGACGGCGACGTTGCCGGCGGCCGCGTCGCCGTCGGCCTCGTCGGCCAGGATCGTGTCCTGCTCGAGCACGTACCAGCCGGTGAAACCGGCATCGACCAAGGTCCCGACGACCCGCGCGATGCGGGCCTCGCCGGCACCGAGGGGCACGTACATACCCTGCGCCACGGCATCGGTGTAGGTGAGATCACCACGCTGGACCTGCTCGGCGAGCTCGATGCGAACGTCCTTGAGATGCGCATGGGTGATCCGGTCGGTGAACGCCTTGGTCACCTCCAACGGATCGGTACCGCCGATCAGCAGGTGTCCGGTGTCCAGGCACAGTCCGATCGTCGAGTTCTCCAGGACGCGGTAGACCTCGTCGCGCTTCTCGATCATGGTGCCGACGTGCGGATGCAGGGCAGGGGTGACGCCACGTGCCTTCGCCAACTCGCCGAGCCGATCGAGATTGGCCAGCAACGTCGCCCACTCCGACTCGGACAGATCCGGCCGATCGTCATACCCGTCCACGCCGGTCGCGGCGGCGAGCACGATCACGTCGCCGCCGGACGTCTCGAGGCGATCCAGCACCTCGTTCACTTCCGCGGTCGGGTCATGGTCCGCCTTGTGCAGCACCACCGGTACGAACGACCCGACGCACCGCAGGGAGTAGGACGCGAGGGTGTCGCGCAACTCGGCCGGTGAGGTGGGGAGGAAGCCCTCCGGTCCGGTCTCGGCAGCGGTGACGCCCAGGTCGCGCATCTCGCCGAGTACCCGCTCCGGAGTGAGCTGATATCCCCAGCCGGGTACCTCACACACGCCCCAGGAGATGGGGGCGGCGGCGATGCGCAATTCGGAGGTGGTCATGTCGGTGATCCTTGCTGTCGTGGTGTCGAAATGTACTGGGCCCGCACCTCGTCGGTGCGGATCGGTTGATGGGTGGCGGCCGACCGGGAGGCAGCCTCTGCGATCACGGCCACCTCCAGGGCATCGTGAGCCGTACACAGGGCCGGCCCGCTCGCTGCGATCCCGGCGCCGGTCGCATTCGGCCCGCTCGCTGCGCTCCCGGCGCCGGTCACCGTGTCACAGAACGCCGTCATCTCGGCCCGGTACGCGTCGGCGAACCGGTCCATGAAGAACGCGTGCGGGGTACCGCCAGGGAAATCATTGCCCGGCTGAAGATTTCGGACTGGCGTGCCGTCGTCCCATCCGGCGACGACGGAGTCGGTGCTGCCATGGACCTCGAGTCGGCAGTCGTAGCCGCGGCCGTTGTAGCGGGTCACCGACACCACGCCGACAGTGCCGGACGCGAACGTCAGCAGGATCGACGCCGAGTCGACGTCCCCGACCTCTGCGAAGTACGGATCGCCCTGGTTGCCGCCCGCTGCATACACCTCGACCACTTCGTCGTCGAGAAGCCAACGCACCGTGTCGAAGTCGTGCACCGCGCAGTCCCGGAAGATCCCGCCCGAGGCGGCGATGTAGCCGGGCGGGGGAGGCGCCGGGTCCAGGGTGGTCGACCGTACGGTGGTGATGAAGCCGAGATCTCCGCCGGCGACGGCGGCGCGGGCCGCGGCCATCGCCGGATCGAACCTGCGGTTGTACCCGATCCGCACGGGCACACCGGTGTCGGCGACTCGGCGCACCACCTCGGCCGAGTCGCCGATCGACAGCGCGATCGGCTTCTCGCACAAGGTCGGGACGCCGGCGGCGACGGCCTTCTCGATCAGTTCGGCATGAGTGGGGGTGGCGCTGGCGATGACCACCGCGTCGATCCCGGCGCTCAACAACGCATCGGCGTCGGCTGCGGCGCGCGCCGTGCTCAGCCGTGCGGTGGTCGCGTCGATCGCAGCCGGATCGGCGTCGGTGACCACGAGGTGGTCGACGGTGGGCAACGCGGCGAGCGTGTCGGCGTGGAAACCGCCGATCCGCCCGAGTCCGATGACCCCGATTGTGAGTCCCATCAGTCGAATCCACCCATCACGATCTGGTCCCAGTCGATGACCGAGCCGGTCACCACCCCACTGCGGTCGGACAGCAGGAACACGACGAAATCGGCGATCTCGTCGGGCTGTCCGAGTTTGCCCATCGGCACCGACGCGTTCGCCTCGTCGATCCAGGTGTCGTCGGCGCCGTGGAACCGCTTCTGGATGTCGGTCTCACCCTCGGTTTCGCTCCACCCGATGTTGAGGCCGTTGATGCGGATGCGATCCCAGCGGTGCGCGTGCGCGGCGTTCTTCGTCAGTCCGACCAGGCCCGCCTTCGAGGCCGAATACGGTGCGAGGTACGGCTGCCCGCCGTACGAGGACATCGTGATGACGTTGACGATGCTGCCCGGCGCACCCCGCCCGATCATGTCCTTGACCGCGGCCTGCATGGTGAAGAAAGGTGCGCGCATGTTGATGGCGATGTGAGTGTCGAACAATTCCGGGGTGGTGTCCACGAGACTGCCACGCGTGGTGGTGCCTGCCGCGTTCACCAGGCAGTCGATGCGGCCGAACTCGGCGACCGTCGCACTCACGGTATCCGCGGCGGCCACCGGATCGGCCAGATCGGCCTGGATGAAACTGACCGGCGCGCCGTCGAATTCGGCGGCCAGCCCCTTGCCCTTCTCCGCGTTGCGGCCGCTGAATGCGACCCGGGCGCCGGCGTCGGCCGCAGCGCGGACGATCGCCGCGCCGAGCCCCTGCGTCCCGCCGCTGACCAGCAGGACCTTGTCGTCGAGGGGGCCCCGCTCAATCGACGTCTCGGTACGGTCGGTCATGGGATGTGACGTGCGTCGAGTGCGGACAGTTCCTGGTCGAATCGGGCCTCGTCGAAGTCGTCGGCGAGCGCCCGGGCGAGCAGCTGGGCTTGTGATTCGCCGGTGAGACCGGTGATCGGCTGATCGAGGTCGAGATTGCTGGGGAAGGCATAGCCCTCGGCGCTCGCGGCGATCGCATTCGCCACACCGCGGGTGTCGCCCTCGGCCGTGCGTCGCCGCAAGGCGGGGTAGATCCAGCGCATGATCGCCGAGCGGTCGACGGAATCCATCGCCCGGCCGAATGCGGACGAGACCTGTAGCAGATTCGCCATGCGTTTGATGTCGGACGACGTGTTGTGTCCGGCGGCGTGGAACAGCGCGGGGTTGAAGAAGACCGCGTCGCCCGCGGAGAGCGGCAGCTGCACGTAGTTCTGCGCGAAGTACTCGCGGAACTCCGGCAGGTTGAATGCCAGGTAGCCGGCCTCGTATGTCTGCGAGTACGGCAGGTACATCGTCGGGCCGGATTCGATCGGCATGTCGACGTGGGCGACGGCACCCTGCAGGGTGAGCGCCGGCGACAGCCGGTGGACATGTGCCCGGAAGGTGGCTGCGGTGTCGGTGGACATGAATCCGAGGTGGTAGTCGCGGTGCGGGTTCTGCGCCGCTCCGCCCGGGTTCACGACGTTGACGGCGGAGGTCACCTGATACCACGGTCCGAGCCAGGCCTGGCTGATCAACGCGAGGACGTCGTTGGCGTAGTAGCGGCTGAACAGTTCGGGGTCGCGTTCGGCGAACTTCTGCAGGGCGTTCCAGACGCGGTCGTTGGCGCCGGGCTTCGCGAAGTGGTCGCCGTTGGACACGCCGGCCGCATTCTGGTCGGCGATGATGCGGTCGAACAGCGCAGTGGTCTCGGCAAGGCCGTGGCGGTCGTCGAACGCGCCGGCGAAGACGACGATGCCCGGGCCGTTCAGGAGGGCATCGGCGAGTTCGTCGGCCAGCAACTCGCGGGCTTCGCCGGTCGTCGCGGACACCGCGGCCGAGTCGTAGAACAGCACGCCGCGTTCGGTCGAGGCCGCGTGCGGGTAGTCCGCGAGATCCGTGGTCCGCTCGGTGAGGGCGATGAAGTCGTCGAGATTGCAGTCGCGCTCGGTGATCCGGTTGGCTCCGGCCCGGGTGGTGTCACGGGCTGTGGTGGTGGGGCTGGCGCTGCGCAGGGTCATGTGCGTGCGCTCCTCTCGGGAAACTGAAGGTCGGTGGTGCGAGATCGGGCCCTTGGCGATATCGCCGTGATCACTTGACCAGAATGGCAAGATCTTATTGTCTGGACAAGGGCAGAAAACCATCAAGAATCCCTCAGGAGTGTTCCGTGCCACATCGCTATCCGGTCCGGGAGATCGCCCGGCAGGCAGGGGTGAGTGAGGCGACCGTGGATCGGGTGCTGCACCAGCGTCCGGGGGTGCGGGCGGGCACGGTGTTGCAGGTGGAACAGGCGATCGCCGACCTGGATCGTCAGCGGACCCAGTTGCGGCTCTCCGGTCGTCGGTTCCTCATCGATCTGGTCATGGAGACGCCGAACCGGTTCTCCGGACTCGTGCGTGAGGCGTTGGAGCAGGAACT
This sequence is a window from Gordonia insulae. Protein-coding genes within it:
- a CDS encoding sugar phosphate isomerase/epimerase family protein; its protein translation is MTTSELRIAAAPISWGVCEVPGWGYQLTPERVLGEMRDLGVTAAETGPEGFLPTSPAELRDTLASYSLRCVGSFVPVVLHKADHDPTAEVNEVLDRLETSGGDVIVLAAATGVDGYDDRPDLSESEWATLLANLDRLGELAKARGVTPALHPHVGTMIEKRDEVYRVLENSTIGLCLDTGHLLIGGTDPLEVTKAFTDRITHAHLKDVRIELAEQVQRGDLTYTDAVAQGMYVPLGAGEARIARVVGTLVDAGFTGWYVLEQDTILADEADGDAAAGNVAVSMSFLRKTAERPVRV
- a CDS encoding phytanoyl-CoA dioxygenase family protein produces the protein MTLRSASPTTTARDTTRAGANRITERDCNLDDFIALTERTTDLADYPHAASTERGVLFYDSAAVSATTGEARELLADELADALLNGPGIVVFAGAFDDRHGLAETTALFDRIIADQNAAGVSNGDHFAKPGANDRVWNALQKFAERDPELFSRYYANDVLALISQAWLGPWYQVTSAVNVVNPGGAAQNPHRDYHLGFMSTDTAATFRAHVHRLSPALTLQGAVAHVDMPIESGPTMYLPYSQTYEAGYLAFNLPEFREYFAQNYVQLPLSAGDAVFFNPALFHAAGHNTSSDIKRMANLLQVSSAFGRAMDSVDRSAIMRWIYPALRRRTAEGDTRGVANAIAASAEGYAFPSNLDLDQPITGLTGESQAQLLARALADDFDEARFDQELSALDARHIP
- a CDS encoding Gfo/Idh/MocA family protein, with translation MSAPTEPLRIGILGASRIAESALVGPAQTLGHRLVAVAARDRGRAEVFAGKYGVERVLDSYDEVINDPEVDVVYNPLANSLHGRWNLTAVAAGKAVLSEKPFARNATEARQVADAARAAGVPILEGFHYLFHPLMARTFELLDAGAIGAVRDVEVVMAMPAPGDDDPRWSYDLAGGALMDLGCYALHVSRALGRWCGGRPEISGGRAVLRGPQIDESAVLDIRYPNGATGTHAVSMVAGEYVFSLRIVGDDGSLYLHDYLGPSRDDRLTVVSSKDGTVRVEHLGTRSTYTYQLEALAASIRHGSALPIDLDDAVENMRYLDEAYRAIGLDPR
- a CDS encoding SDR family oxidoreductase → MTDRTETSIERGPLDDKVLLVSGGTQGLGAAIVRAAADAGARVAFSGRNAEKGKGLAAEFDGAPVSFIQADLADPVAAADTVSATVAEFGRIDCLVNAAGTTTRGSLVDTTPELFDTHIAINMRAPFFTMQAAVKDMIGRGAPGSIVNVITMSSYGGQPYLAPYSASKAGLVGLTKNAAHAHRWDRIRINGLNIGWSETEGETDIQKRFHGADDTWIDEANASVPMGKLGQPDEIADFVVFLLSDRSGVVTGSVIDWDQIVMGGFD
- a CDS encoding Gfo/Idh/MocA family protein; protein product: MGLTIGVIGLGRIGGFHADTLAALPTVDHLVVTDADPAAIDATTARLSTARAAADADALLSAGIDAVVIASATPTHAELIEKAVAAGVPTLCEKPIALSIGDSAEVVRRVADTGVPVRIGYNRRFDPAMAAARAAVAGGDLGFITTVRSTTLDPAPPPPGYIAASGGIFRDCAVHDFDTVRWLLDDEVVEVYAAGGNQGDPYFAEVGDVDSASILLTFASGTVGVVSVTRYNGRGYDCRLEVHGSTDSVVAGWDDGTPVRNLQPGNDFPGGTPHAFFMDRFADAYRAEMTAFCDTVTGAGSAASGPNATGAGIAASGPALCTAHDALEVAVIAEAASRSAATHQPIRTDEVRAQYISTPRQQGSPT